A genomic stretch from Orcinus orca chromosome 14, mOrcOrc1.1, whole genome shotgun sequence includes:
- the CUTC gene encoding copper homeostasis protein cutC homolog isoform X11, with the protein MKRQGASSGRKRARIPSGKAGAANGFLMEVCVDSVESAVNAERGGADRIELCSGLVEGGTTPSMGVLQVVKQYVQIPVFVMIRPRGGDFLYSDREVEVMKADIRLAKLYGADGLVFGALTEDGHIDKELCMSLIAICRPLPVTFHRAFDMVHDPMAALETLLTLGFERVLTSGCDISALEGLPLIKRLIDQAKGRIVVMPGLSDITVPPRKRVNESERVWGGITDRNLQRILEGSGATEFHCSARLARDSGMKFRLD; encoded by the exons GAGCAGCAAATGGGTTTCTTATGGAAGTGTGTGTTGATTCAGTGGAGTCAGCTGTAAATGCAGAAAGAGGAG GTGCTGATCGCATTGAATTATGTTCTGGCTTAGTGGAAGGAGGAACCACACCCAGCATGG GTGTCCTTCAAGTAGTGAAGCAGTATGTCCAGATACCAGTTTTTGTGATGATTCGGCCGCGTGGAGGTGATTTTTTATATTCAGACCGTGAAGTTGAGGTGATGAAGGCTGACATTCGTCTTGCCAAACTTTATGGTGCTGATGGTTTGGTATTTGGGGCACTGACTGAAGATGGACACATTGACAAAGAACTGTGCATGTCCCTTATCG CTATTTGCCGTCCTCTGCCAGTCACTTTCCACCGAG ccTTTGACATGGTTCATGATCCAATGGCAGCTCTAGAGACCCTCTTAACTTTGGGATTTGAAAGAGTATTAACCAGTGGATGCGACATTTCAGCACTAGAAGGACTACCCCTAATAAAGCGACTCATAGATCAG gcaAAAGGCAGGATTGTGGTAATGCCag GGCTCAGTGATATTACTGTACCACCAAGAAAAAGAGTTAATGAGTCTGAAAGAGTGT GGGGTGGCATAACAGACAGAAATCTACAAAGGATCCTTGAGGGTTCAGGTGCTACAGAATTCCACTGTTCCGCTCGGTTGGCTAGAGATTCAGGAATGAAGTTTCg
- the CUTC gene encoding copper homeostasis protein cutC homolog isoform X12, translating into MKRQGASSGRKRARIPSGKAGAANGFLMEVCVDSVESAVNAERGGADRIELCSGLVEGGTTPSMGVLQVVKQYVQIPVFVMIRPRGGDFLYSDREVEVMKADIRLAKLYGADGLVFGALTEDGHIDKELCMSLIAICRPLPVTFHRAFDMVHDPMAALETLLTLGFERVLTSGCDISALEGLPLIKRLIDQAKGRIVVMPGGGITDRNLQRILEGSGATEFHCSARLARDSGMKFRLD; encoded by the exons GAGCAGCAAATGGGTTTCTTATGGAAGTGTGTGTTGATTCAGTGGAGTCAGCTGTAAATGCAGAAAGAGGAG GTGCTGATCGCATTGAATTATGTTCTGGCTTAGTGGAAGGAGGAACCACACCCAGCATGG GTGTCCTTCAAGTAGTGAAGCAGTATGTCCAGATACCAGTTTTTGTGATGATTCGGCCGCGTGGAGGTGATTTTTTATATTCAGACCGTGAAGTTGAGGTGATGAAGGCTGACATTCGTCTTGCCAAACTTTATGGTGCTGATGGTTTGGTATTTGGGGCACTGACTGAAGATGGACACATTGACAAAGAACTGTGCATGTCCCTTATCG CTATTTGCCGTCCTCTGCCAGTCACTTTCCACCGAG ccTTTGACATGGTTCATGATCCAATGGCAGCTCTAGAGACCCTCTTAACTTTGGGATTTGAAAGAGTATTAACCAGTGGATGCGACATTTCAGCACTAGAAGGACTACCCCTAATAAAGCGACTCATAGATCAG gcaAAAGGCAGGATTGTGGTAATGCCag GGGGTGGCATAACAGACAGAAATCTACAAAGGATCCTTGAGGGTTCAGGTGCTACAGAATTCCACTGTTCCGCTCGGTTGGCTAGAGATTCAGGAATGAAGTTTCg